Proteins found in one Ktedonobacteraceae bacterium genomic segment:
- a CDS encoding S-4TM family putative pore-forming effector yields MDIAQEQNTPESLRLLAAQKRLYSLAKRLHFVRIAAVLLLELAAPFVVLAMPAWRDGLELVGAVLTLVSALLLIGIEAGRVKQAATVQEQLDVHLFQLPWNETLVGQEVAPELINSAANEYKGGSDRIRDWYPDPGGVLYPKDALLCQRTNLMWGVRLQSTYAYTLLGITVGYLLVGVLIGILKQESLMAYLVALLVPALPALLEAIDTFRRHTESAREKAELLAHVEALLKDKKRPQRLIEECRRIQDSIYLMRSTRPLIPDWWYELWRSKFDLDAREGVQALKKRL; encoded by the coding sequence ATGGATATCGCACAGGAACAAAACACACCTGAGAGCTTGCGACTACTCGCAGCTCAAAAGCGTCTATACAGCCTGGCAAAGCGGTTACACTTTGTGCGCATCGCGGCCGTCCTGCTGCTGGAGTTGGCTGCGCCGTTTGTTGTCTTAGCCATGCCAGCCTGGAGGGACGGGCTCGAACTGGTCGGGGCGGTGCTCACACTTGTCTCTGCTCTTCTGCTCATTGGCATAGAGGCGGGCAGAGTGAAACAGGCAGCTACCGTTCAAGAGCAGTTGGACGTCCATCTCTTCCAGCTTCCGTGGAACGAGACCCTGGTTGGTCAGGAAGTGGCCCCCGAGCTTATTAATAGCGCCGCGAACGAGTACAAAGGCGGGAGCGATAGGATTCGAGATTGGTACCCCGACCCAGGTGGGGTACTCTATCCAAAGGATGCGCTGCTCTGCCAACGGACGAACCTGATGTGGGGAGTACGCTTGCAGAGCACTTACGCGTACACCCTCCTCGGCATCACCGTAGGCTACCTTCTCGTTGGGGTCTTGATCGGCATCCTCAAGCAAGAAAGCCTGATGGCGTACCTCGTCGCACTCCTTGTTCCCGCCCTGCCTGCACTGCTGGAGGCGATCGACACCTTTAGACGCCATACCGAATCTGCGAGAGAGAAAGCAGAGCTCTTAGCGCACGTAGAGGCCCTCCTCAAAGACAAGAAGCGCCCACAACGCTTAATCGAGGAGTGTCGCCGCATCCAGGACTCGATTTACCTGATGCGAAGCACGAGGCCACTCATTCCCGACTGGTGGTACGAGTTATGGCGCAGCAAGTTTGACCTGGATGCGCGTGAGGGTGTGCAGGCATTAAAAAAGCGCCTCTGA
- a CDS encoding tyrosine-type recombinase/integrase, with protein MKIHWEISRRELPQFMPPEVLMQLITHLDSLPVHIRRMVILLLTSGISLSKLCSLPFDCLVRHPQEVWFLGFDKSKTPIEYTIPLSPIALATILDQQLALEQDHHGETNLLFLNAKGQGISPKTFMTQLNRLAVDKNICDASGKVWRFQSHQFPYTLAAQMIKDDVPFWALRRQLGHRADNVMHRYFHL; from the coding sequence ATGAAAATCCATTGGGAAATCTCTCGGAGAGAATTGCCTCAATTTATGCCTCCAGAGGTTTTAATGCAATTGATAACACATCTAGATTCGCTCCCGGTTCATATCAGAAGGATGGTCATCCTGCTTCTAACGAGTGGGATAAGCCTGAGCAAGTTATGCTCTCTGCCATTTGACTGCCTTGTTCGACATCCCCAAGAAGTTTGGTTCCTCGGTTTCGACAAGTCGAAGACGCCGATAGAATATACCATCCCTCTTTCACCAATTGCACTGGCCACGATTCTGGATCAACAACTAGCATTGGAGCAGGACCATCATGGAGAAACGAACTTGCTTTTTCTCAACGCTAAGGGGCAGGGGATCTCACCGAAAACCTTCATGACTCAGCTCAATCGACTTGCGGTCGATAAGAATATTTGTGATGCTTCAGGCAAAGTATGGCGATTTCAATCGCACCAATTTCCCTATACACTTGCTGCACAAATGATCAAAGATGATGTTCCATTCTGGGCTTTAAGACGGCAATTGGGTCACCGAGCGGACAATGTGATGCACAGGTATTTCCATCTCTGA
- a CDS encoding ATP-dependent RecD-like DNA helicase, translated as MSTSPDEPIELSRPQHLTEQLQGIVERVTYHAEDTGYTVARLKASGERDLITILGRFPDIHAGQTLRLTGFWRDHPKYGRQFQVVHAQEMQSATLTGLEKYLGSGLIKGIGPVTAKRIVEHFGLETLDIIEQSCFRLSEVPGIARKRVAMIERAWAAQKAIKEVMIFLRGHGVSTTYAVKIYKQYGDQAVDVVIHNPYQLAADIFGIGFVTADTIARNVGIAPDSAFRYQAGILYVLQQAAEDGHCFLPERELVERVVKQLVLPDSQVDPARISELIVQMAGEKQLITQPGYADLADQRICYTPAFYYTEQALAARLSIFARAPVGVNLLPRVQRWIEMYTEKRAITLSQEQRHAVELAATSRLLVLTGGPGCGKTFTTRTIVDLWRAMGKSILLAAPTGRAAQRLAEVTKQEAKTIHRLLAFDPKTMGFRYNEEQPLEAQAIVVDETSMLDLFLAHSLLKAIPPDAQVLLVGDVDQLPSVGPGMVLRDLIDAQQVPVVRLTEVFRQAASSHIVTNAHRINAGQFPRLTPTTKFAESDCLWLEAAEPVLGAEGVRHLISDFFPQHGIDPVRQVQVLCPATRGEVGTRQMNAMLQQILNPSKPGKVELARGGSALRVGDRVIQQVNDYQREVFNGDIGTITSIDLEEQEIVVQFTERAVTYDYADLSELALAWAVTVHKSQGSEYPVVIFPIFMQHYLLLSRNLLYTGLTRAKQLAVIVGPTRAIGLALKRVTHRQRYTALSDHLKSL; from the coding sequence ATGTCGACGTCACCAGATGAACCAATTGAGCTGTCAAGGCCACAGCATCTAACGGAGCAGCTACAAGGCATCGTAGAGCGGGTAACCTATCACGCTGAGGACACCGGCTATACCGTGGCTCGGCTCAAGGCATCAGGGGAACGTGACCTCATCACCATCCTGGGGCGCTTTCCGGATATTCACGCGGGCCAGACGCTCCGTCTCACCGGTTTTTGGCGAGATCATCCAAAATACGGGCGACAATTTCAGGTGGTGCATGCACAGGAGATGCAGTCCGCCACGCTCACCGGCTTGGAGAAATACCTGGGCAGCGGCCTCATCAAAGGCATCGGGCCCGTAACGGCCAAGCGTATCGTGGAACACTTCGGCCTGGAAACGCTCGACATCATTGAGCAGTCGTGCTTCCGTCTTAGCGAGGTGCCGGGCATTGCCCGGAAGCGCGTGGCCATGATTGAGCGTGCCTGGGCAGCGCAGAAGGCGATCAAGGAGGTCATGATCTTTCTGCGTGGGCACGGCGTCTCGACCACCTACGCCGTGAAGATCTACAAGCAGTATGGCGACCAGGCGGTTGATGTCGTCATACACAACCCCTATCAGCTGGCCGCCGACATCTTCGGCATCGGCTTTGTGACGGCTGACACCATTGCACGCAATGTCGGGATTGCGCCTGATTCTGCCTTTCGCTACCAGGCAGGTATTCTGTACGTACTTCAGCAGGCTGCCGAAGATGGGCACTGTTTTCTGCCGGAGCGCGAACTGGTGGAGCGGGTGGTCAAGCAGCTGGTGCTGCCGGATTCCCAGGTGGACCCGGCGCGCATCAGTGAGTTAATTGTCCAGATGGCCGGGGAGAAGCAACTCATTACGCAGCCAGGCTATGCCGACCTCGCGGACCAGCGCATTTGTTATACGCCGGCGTTTTACTACACCGAACAGGCCCTTGCCGCGCGGCTCTCCATCTTTGCCAGAGCGCCAGTCGGAGTCAATCTCCTCCCACGCGTGCAGCGCTGGATCGAGATGTATACCGAGAAACGAGCTATTACGTTGTCGCAAGAACAGCGCCACGCGGTGGAACTGGCGGCGACCTCACGCCTGCTAGTGCTCACCGGAGGGCCTGGATGTGGCAAGACGTTTACGACCAGAACCATCGTGGATCTGTGGAGAGCGATGGGCAAATCGATTCTGTTGGCCGCGCCGACTGGACGCGCCGCGCAACGGCTAGCGGAGGTGACCAAACAGGAAGCGAAGACCATCCATCGCCTCCTTGCCTTTGACCCTAAGACGATGGGCTTCCGCTACAACGAGGAGCAACCACTTGAAGCGCAGGCCATCGTCGTGGATGAAACCTCGATGCTAGACCTGTTCCTGGCTCATTCGCTCTTGAAGGCGATTCCTCCCGATGCGCAGGTCCTCCTGGTTGGGGATGTTGATCAGCTTCCCAGCGTGGGGCCTGGCATGGTCTTGCGTGATCTGATCGACGCACAGCAGGTTCCTGTCGTGCGGCTGACCGAGGTGTTTCGCCAAGCAGCATCCAGCCACATCGTGACCAACGCTCACCGCATCAATGCTGGCCAGTTCCCCCGCTTGACACCGACCACAAAGTTCGCTGAGTCGGACTGCCTGTGGCTGGAGGCAGCCGAGCCGGTCCTGGGAGCGGAGGGCGTTCGTCATCTCATAAGCGATTTCTTTCCTCAGCATGGCATCGATCCCGTGCGACAGGTGCAGGTGCTCTGTCCAGCAACACGTGGAGAGGTGGGAACGAGACAGATGAATGCGATGCTCCAGCAGATTCTTAATCCGTCGAAGCCAGGAAAAGTGGAACTAGCACGCGGAGGCAGCGCCTTGCGGGTTGGTGACCGAGTGATTCAGCAGGTCAACGACTATCAGCGGGAGGTCTTCAATGGGGATATCGGCACGATTACCTCGATTGACCTGGAGGAACAGGAAATCGTAGTTCAGTTTACAGAGCGGGCGGTGACCTACGATTACGCAGACCTCTCCGAGCTTGCCCTGGCATGGGCTGTGACGGTGCATAAATCGCAGGGCAGCGAGTACCCAGTGGTGATTTTTCCGATCTTCATGCAGCACTATCTGCTGCTGAGCCGAAATCTGCTCTACACCGGTCTAACGCGCGCTAAACAACTGGCGGTCATCGTGGGGCCAACGAGGGCTATCGGGCTGGCCCTCAAGAGAGTGACTCATCGTCAGCGGTACACCGCCTTGTCCGATCACCTGAAAAGTCTCTAG